One Streptomyces hundungensis DNA segment encodes these proteins:
- a CDS encoding DUF3560 domain-containing protein, translating to MAVRTTPGGPLDHDHAHPCGRHARRRHLEGRRLRRRTQAVRLPLDALHRHVRHPGHHRPRRPALRPAPGRHRPARGRLRHRTHRGRHPPPLRHRAGRRPRRLDERRAAIGGRAERLAQESAALLRRSDELVDGIPMGQPIFSGKRGRWHRKAQARAADAFLKAGAAGREAERQADRVQASLNQQERRATLQVTARRIARLERELRTIERALTGHQDAPPAGGLRAEQLRAERAVAEIQLAGDRSVLEQARAAGGFGQWSRDTLHVGDRVQIHGEWRRIVRINVKTVSVDSGYSWVSRHGFDEITQAACPHSRTPDAPEAQAGAARSPKPRRSTRQRAAGVSRADTPVTTCADGAVYVQITFFQLAGPAVRLVCGCGGKHWSRALDGSPTTAADVPTALVEGLIAAEGYQVSGDWADHKITGEWAHIARRAPVRRFIQPGDEPSVGAGERLHHWRADRWSLFLADGSGYEISWVPEGPDHFLARRRRSTSLGAAPSWAEALLLIRAHAAQGVPDGEGRPTA from the coding sequence GTGGCTGTCCGCACGACTCCTGGAGGACCCCTTGATCACGATCACGCACACCCATGCGGAAGGCACGCTCGCCGACGGCACCTCGAAGGGCGACGGCTCCGGCGACGTACTCAAGCGGTACGGCTTCCGCTGGATGCCCTCCATCGGCATGTACGGCATCCCGGGCACCATCGACCGCGCCGCCCGGCGCTGCGCCCTGCACCGGGCCGCCACCGACCTGCGCGCGGCCGGCTTCGACACCGAACTCACCGTGGACGACACCCCCCGCCCCTACGACATCGTGCAGGCCGCCGCCCGCGCCGCCTGGACGAGCGGCGCGCCGCGATCGGTGGGCGCGCCGAACGACTGGCTCAGGAGTCTGCTGCTCTGCTGCGTCGCTCCGATGAGCTGGTCGACGGCATCCCCATGGGGCAGCCGATTTTTTCCGGTAAGCGCGGTCGCTGGCACCGCAAGGCACAGGCCCGGGCGGCCGACGCCTTCCTCAAGGCCGGTGCCGCCGGGCGTGAGGCCGAGCGGCAGGCCGACCGGGTGCAAGCCTCTCTGAACCAGCAGGAACGGCGAGCGACGTTGCAGGTCACCGCGCGGCGTATCGCTCGCCTGGAACGCGAATTGCGCACCATCGAGCGTGCGTTGACGGGGCATCAGGACGCGCCGCCAGCTGGCGGCCTGCGCGCCGAGCAGCTCCGGGCGGAGCGTGCCGTAGCCGAGATCCAGCTTGCCGGGGACCGGTCCGTACTGGAGCAGGCGCGTGCTGCGGGCGGCTTCGGGCAGTGGAGCCGGGACACCCTGCATGTGGGTGACCGGGTTCAGATTCATGGAGAGTGGCGCCGCATCGTGAGGATCAACGTCAAGACCGTCTCCGTCGATAGCGGCTATTCCTGGGTGAGCCGCCACGGATTCGACGAGATCACCCAAGCAGCCTGCCCGCACTCGCGGACTCCGGATGCCCCCGAGGCCCAGGCGGGAGCGGCCCGCAGTCCCAAACCGCGCCGGAGCACACGCCAGCGTGCTGCGGGTGTTTCCCGCGCAGACACGCCGGTGACGACCTGCGCGGACGGCGCCGTGTATGTGCAGATCACGTTCTTCCAACTGGCCGGGCCCGCTGTCCGCCTGGTCTGCGGATGCGGTGGCAAGCACTGGTCCAGGGCCCTGGACGGATCCCCCACGACGGCCGCTGATGTACCCACTGCCCTCGTGGAAGGCCTGATCGCGGCAGAGGGCTATCAGGTCAGCGGCGACTGGGCCGACCACAAGATCACCGGCGAGTGGGCACACATCGCCCGCCGTGCCCCGGTTCGGCGTTTCATCCAGCCCGGCGATGAGCCCAGCGTCGGTGCGGGAGAACGGCTGCATCACTGGCGGGCCGACCGCTGGTCCCTTTTCCTCGCGGACGGATCCGGCTACGAGATCAGCTGGGTCCCCGAGGGCCCGGACCACTTTCTTGCCCGTCGGCGCCGCAGCACGTCGCTCGGTGCCGCTCCCTCTTGGGCTGAAGCACTGCTTCTCATCCGGGCGCACGCCGCGCAGGGCGTGCCGGACGGCGAGGGCCGACCGACAGCCTGA
- a CDS encoding ParB/RepB/Spo0J family partition protein, protein MVVVHLDADRIVRDSCNARETDTAPDDTLIDSVKAVGIQDAISVRPLPGGTYGAFKGWRRAQAQQAANATAAEEQREVLKVPAYVRADLVGRDGWTRLLSLIENDHREGMAERDKVKSVELALVDMSEAEQTRAAKALRVRRGAVKHARRAQKLDDATLRRASAGGMDLEQTAQLAEVADVPGAERRLQSALSRDQETGEGGRGHWDQEMALLQAELADKQARATALAALKKAKIPLLPNRNLAPFGEKDLSRPLSELTTPLGNPLTEANHSGCPDHSARLDAAHQPVWHCADPAAHGHKVRPEARKPKNPLSPEEAARRSNSIASTRAWKAAREPRYAFLTKLCRAKTLPDAARTFALKHFVTRCSDPRDPEILGLILGAKPGDPAPLNVPKARDTALVFAIVAAAFEGDLRPDKAWTSLRPSAAAWLILLETLGRQDNAYALSEVEAQAVAAHRPRTDTAGQAA, encoded by the coding sequence ATGGTGGTGGTCCACCTCGATGCGGACCGCATCGTTCGCGACAGCTGCAACGCCCGCGAGACCGACACCGCCCCGGACGACACCCTGATCGACTCCGTCAAGGCCGTCGGGATCCAGGACGCGATCAGCGTCCGGCCGCTCCCCGGCGGCACGTACGGGGCGTTCAAGGGCTGGCGCCGGGCCCAGGCCCAGCAGGCCGCCAACGCCACCGCCGCCGAGGAGCAGCGCGAAGTACTCAAGGTTCCTGCCTATGTCCGTGCGGACCTTGTGGGGCGCGACGGGTGGACCCGGCTGCTGAGCCTGATCGAGAACGACCACCGCGAGGGCATGGCCGAGCGGGACAAGGTGAAGTCCGTGGAGCTCGCGCTCGTGGACATGAGCGAGGCCGAGCAGACCCGGGCCGCGAAGGCGCTGCGGGTACGGCGGGGAGCGGTCAAGCACGCCCGCCGTGCCCAGAAGCTGGACGATGCGACACTGCGGCGTGCGTCAGCCGGTGGGATGGATCTGGAGCAGACGGCGCAGCTCGCCGAAGTGGCGGACGTGCCGGGTGCGGAACGGCGCCTCCAGAGCGCGCTGAGCCGGGACCAGGAGACGGGTGAGGGCGGCCGGGGGCACTGGGACCAGGAGATGGCCCTGCTCCAGGCCGAACTCGCCGACAAGCAGGCGCGCGCAACGGCGCTCGCTGCGCTGAAGAAGGCGAAGATCCCGCTCCTTCCGAACCGCAACCTCGCGCCGTTCGGGGAGAAGGACCTCTCCCGGCCCCTGTCGGAGCTGACCACCCCGCTGGGCAACCCGCTCACCGAGGCCAACCACTCCGGCTGCCCCGACCACAGCGCCCGCCTGGACGCGGCACATCAGCCGGTGTGGCACTGCGCCGACCCCGCCGCCCACGGCCACAAGGTGCGCCCCGAGGCCCGCAAGCCGAAGAACCCCCTCTCCCCGGAGGAAGCGGCCAGGCGCAGCAACTCCATTGCCAGCACCCGGGCATGGAAGGCCGCCCGCGAGCCCAGGTACGCCTTCCTCACCAAGCTCTGCCGCGCCAAGACGTTGCCCGACGCCGCCCGCACCTTCGCCCTCAAGCACTTCGTGACCCGCTGCTCCGACCCCCGCGACCCCGAGATTCTCGGACTGATCCTCGGAGCCAAGCCCGGCGACCCGGCGCCGCTGAACGTGCCCAAGGCCCGCGACACCGCCCTGGTGTTCGCGATCGTGGCCGCCGCATTCGAAGGCGATCTCCGCCCCGACAAGGCATGGACGTCCCTGCGCCCCAGCGCCGCAGCCTGGCTGATCCTCCTGGAAACACTCGGCCGACAGGACAACGCCTACGCCCTGTCCGAGGTCGAGGCGCAGGCCGTCGCCGCACACCGCCCCCGGACCGACACCGCCGGTCAAGCCGCCTGA
- a CDS encoding single-stranded DNA-binding protein, with amino-acid sequence MPSELVMPISGTVTGDVECRITETGTVIARFRLTAHSREWDPRAKAWRDAKPVSYVCTVWRDLARNAAESLTDGVTVLVHGRVTDVRDNTLWLSVNDLGISLSQRIAYTEQSLPGPQAAAPVSAPKPAAPAAATTASQPAARVSARPTPTDSRPPWWTAERTQGWPAFTPGGTTAHADQRC; translated from the coding sequence ATGCCATCTGAACTCGTCATGCCCATCAGCGGGACCGTGACCGGTGACGTCGAATGCCGCATCACCGAGACGGGCACCGTCATCGCCCGCTTCCGACTCACCGCCCACTCCCGCGAGTGGGACCCCCGCGCCAAGGCCTGGCGCGACGCAAAACCGGTCTCCTACGTGTGCACCGTGTGGCGGGACCTGGCACGCAACGCTGCCGAGTCCCTCACCGACGGCGTCACCGTCCTCGTCCACGGCCGCGTCACTGATGTCCGCGACAACACCTTGTGGCTCAGCGTCAACGACCTCGGCATCAGCCTGAGCCAGCGCATCGCCTACACCGAGCAGAGCCTGCCCGGCCCCCAAGCCGCCGCCCCCGTCAGCGCGCCAAAGCCCGCCGCACCCGCAGCTGCCACCACCGCTTCCCAGCCCGCCGCCCGCGTATCCGCCCGCCCCACACCGACAGACTCCCGGCCGCCCTGGTGGACAGCCGAACGCACCCAGGGCTGGCCCGCCTTCACCCCCGGCGGCACCACCGCGCACGCCGACCAGCGCTGCTGA
- a CDS encoding DUF6248 family natural product biosynthesis protein produces MTTRLRHLGAAIIGILDPVPSPTTPPMSETEGAWVRAHAWTQGLRRIEDAYPHGFHRWCSCERGTCTACASGHHDRCISATGPRTDTDAGTLTDHGGFVVAVIHYTPSQRPCRWVCPCTHQERTAAADVCEPRPTRHTLASSRSVPGPTGQLSLFPDGGGVSMSFVKDVAPGLGLFGAVMRRE; encoded by the coding sequence ATGACCACCCGTCTGCGCCACCTCGGCGCCGCGATCATAGGGATTCTCGACCCCGTCCCCTCCCCCACCACCCCGCCAATGAGCGAGACCGAGGGTGCCTGGGTGCGGGCCCATGCCTGGACCCAGGGACTGCGCCGCATCGAGGATGCCTACCCGCACGGCTTCCACCGCTGGTGCTCGTGCGAACGCGGCACCTGCACCGCCTGCGCCTCAGGCCACCACGACCGGTGCATCAGCGCCACCGGCCCCCGCACCGACACGGACGCCGGCACCCTGACCGACCATGGCGGCTTCGTCGTCGCGGTCATCCATTACACCCCCAGTCAACGCCCCTGCCGCTGGGTCTGCCCCTGCACGCACCAGGAACGGACCGCAGCCGCCGACGTATGCGAGCCACGGCCCACCCGGCACACACTCGCTTCTTCGCGGTCGGTGCCCGGCCCGACCGGGCAGCTTTCCTTGTTCCCGGATGGGGGGGGTGTCTCTATGTCCTTCGTCAAGGATGTGGCGCCGGGTTTGGGGCTGTTTGGGGCGGTCATGCGGCGAGAGTGA
- a CDS encoding IS110 family transposase: MLDTEGVGVFLGMDVGKTAHHGHGLTPAGKKVFDKPMPNSEPKLRAVFDKLKAKFGTVLVIVDQPASIGALPLTVARDAGCEVAYLPGLAMRRIADLYPGEAKTDAKDAAVIADAARTMPHTLRSLELTDEITAELTVLTGFDQDLAAEATRTSNRIRGLLTQFHPSLERVLGPRLDHPAVTWLLERYGSPNALRKAGRRRLVEVIRPKAPRMAARLVDDVFDALDEQTVVVPGTGTLDVVIPSLARSLAAVHDQRRALEAQISTLLEAHPLHPVLTSMPGVGVRTAAVILVTVGDGTGFPSAAHLASYAGLAPTTKSSGTSIHGEHAPRGGNRQLKRAMFLSAFACMNADPASRGYYDRQRARGKTHTQALLRLARQRISVLFAMLRDGTFYESRTPSVTLAA, translated from the coding sequence ATGTTAGACACCGAAGGCGTGGGCGTCTTCCTCGGGATGGACGTCGGCAAGACCGCCCACCACGGCCACGGGCTCACCCCGGCCGGGAAGAAGGTCTTCGACAAGCCGATGCCCAACAGCGAACCGAAACTGCGGGCCGTCTTCGACAAGCTCAAGGCCAAGTTCGGCACCGTCCTAGTGATCGTGGACCAGCCCGCCTCTATCGGCGCCCTGCCTCTGACCGTCGCCCGCGACGCGGGCTGCGAGGTCGCCTACCTGCCCGGACTCGCGATGCGGCGGATCGCCGACCTCTATCCAGGCGAGGCGAAGACCGACGCGAAGGACGCGGCGGTGATCGCGGACGCGGCCCGGACGATGCCTCACACTTTGCGTTCGCTGGAGCTGACCGACGAGATCACCGCCGAGCTCACGGTGCTGACCGGCTTCGACCAGGACCTCGCGGCCGAGGCCACCCGCACTTCGAACCGGATACGCGGTCTGCTGACCCAGTTCCACCCCAGCCTCGAGCGGGTCCTGGGCCCGCGGCTGGACCACCCCGCCGTCACCTGGCTCCTCGAGCGATACGGATCCCCGAACGCCCTGCGGAAAGCCGGCCGCCGCAGACTCGTCGAGGTGATCCGTCCCAAGGCCCCCCGCATGGCGGCCCGGCTGGTCGACGACGTCTTCGACGCCCTCGACGAACAGACCGTCGTGGTCCCGGGAACCGGCACCCTCGACGTGGTCATCCCGTCGCTGGCCCGCTCGCTCGCGGCGGTTCACGACCAGCGCCGGGCACTGGAAGCCCAGATCAGCACCCTTCTGGAGGCTCACCCTCTTCACCCGGTCCTGACCTCGATGCCCGGAGTCGGAGTCAGGACCGCCGCCGTCATCCTGGTCACCGTCGGCGACGGCACCGGTTTCCCCAGTGCCGCCCACCTCGCCTCCTACGCCGGCCTCGCTCCCACGACCAAGTCGTCAGGGACCTCGATCCACGGCGAACACGCACCACGAGGCGGAAACCGGCAGCTCAAACGCGCGATGTTCCTCTCCGCCTTCGCCTGCATGAACGCCGACCCGGCCTCCCGCGGCTACTACGACCGGCAAAGAGCCCGCGGCAAAACCCACACCCAAGCGCTCCTCCGCCTCGCCCGCCAACGCATCAGCGTCCTCTTCGCCATGCTCCGCGACGGAACCTTCTACGAATCCCGGACCCCCAGCGTCACTCTCGCCGCATGA
- a CDS encoding tyrosine-type recombinase/integrase codes for MILAGGLLTELLRVEVADTLAYWTVLSGPTLDVVEDVDDFLRHLRFGRAREESTTKTYAGHLRRFHAWCEENTLTRSTAAVELPHYVMQLRTTPRRTSGRNQGKTPQDSTLAPALAAVHGLYLHLADIGQVDETVVDALFVTVPQPRGDGRLVLKPRLRVDARPSHGSGRPLAATADEFAALLEAATTARDRCMVALLGACALRVGQLVSLRREDVHLVPPGTVMPGCPYVLGPHLHLMKRDGHPRGAANKNRSTVIVPVPDPVTMLYADWMRERATIPHAQSSIWAFVSFPGPTGEPGGQALGARRVQGLLAGLAQDAQIRHVHPHMVRHLVGETAADLDIARDVLQRLLGHDDPHSQDVYRNAPAAKVAQAAQAVNDKLYGAT; via the coding sequence GTGATCCTTGCTGGAGGGCTTCTCACCGAGCTCCTGAGGGTGGAGGTCGCCGACACGCTGGCCTACTGGACGGTCCTCTCGGGGCCGACCCTTGATGTCGTCGAGGACGTGGACGACTTCCTTCGCCACTTGCGGTTCGGCCGGGCCCGCGAGGAATCGACGACGAAGACGTACGCCGGCCACCTCAGGCGCTTTCACGCCTGGTGCGAGGAGAACACGCTCACGCGGTCAACCGCGGCCGTCGAACTGCCCCACTACGTCATGCAGTTGAGAACCACGCCACGGCGGACCAGTGGCCGCAACCAGGGGAAGACACCACAGGACTCCACCCTCGCCCCCGCACTGGCGGCCGTGCACGGCCTGTACCTGCACCTCGCCGACATCGGGCAGGTGGACGAGACCGTGGTCGACGCCCTGTTCGTCACCGTGCCGCAGCCGCGGGGCGATGGGAGGCTCGTCCTCAAGCCGCGTCTGCGCGTGGACGCCCGGCCCAGCCATGGTTCGGGCCGGCCGCTGGCGGCCACTGCCGACGAGTTCGCCGCGCTTCTCGAGGCCGCCACGACGGCCCGGGACCGCTGCATGGTCGCCCTGCTCGGCGCGTGCGCCCTGCGGGTGGGTCAGCTCGTCTCTCTGCGCCGGGAGGATGTCCACCTCGTGCCGCCGGGGACCGTCATGCCCGGCTGCCCGTACGTGCTTGGTCCCCACCTTCACCTGATGAAGCGCGACGGCCACCCACGGGGCGCGGCGAACAAGAACCGCAGCACCGTCATCGTGCCCGTGCCCGACCCGGTGACGATGCTCTACGCTGACTGGATGCGCGAGCGGGCCACCATCCCCCACGCGCAGAGCAGTATCTGGGCCTTCGTGTCGTTCCCCGGGCCCACCGGTGAGCCCGGCGGCCAGGCCCTCGGTGCCCGGCGCGTCCAGGGCCTCCTCGCTGGCCTGGCACAAGACGCGCAGATCCGGCACGTCCATCCGCATATGGTGCGTCATCTCGTCGGCGAGACCGCAGCCGACCTCGACATCGCGCGGGATGTTCTCCAGCGCCTGCTCGGCCACGACGACCCGCATAGCCAGGACGTCTACCGCAACGCTCCCGCGGCCAAGGTCGCCCAGGCGGCCCAAGCGGTCAACGACAAGCTCTACGGAGCGACATGA
- a CDS encoding site-specific integrase, with protein MTAPVVSPPGLPLDVGPEPDWDYLALHGLDRAALLLRFPLGVDWHSLRSCRHPGCDRPASSAPWLCQRCLAGWRRAGAPADVDGWCVATPAPPVRRTYAERWCRVGCERTAEASGLCKGCARERLTRGLTVEQYLASGVRPRPSFGPCLVRVCPRTAVMRRTQLCNPHQRQWSKAGRPERGAWALTAAAVYTAIDEVPLGDLPPTVVVQVLRGYEAQLRQGGRISPGQIKSAVRWLCDHAVKDLVDADLPPKGGTTTYLRVWQRTLPLLDADPTTEHTRSLIRLSVLNRRYKGGTVDLRDVQAPWLTHLAQQYVLHLAAAGASPARLNTVGYAARWFAMFLRTLTGEGRRPSDVGRLGLLAYLRWLAQRARDTDDYRQLGDGDPTRPVIAERLLPALQGKGPLLVSPQRHCQLVSTLRDILEHGRSWLAENQAADVHLLERDVPPWPERDDTDSELEGRSQDALPETVFLQLMDEQHLALLPDGTRRNYIELTMRVGRRPWEIRHLEFDCLEWHDLDIEDPDGTVRRRSYPFLVYWMQKVRRRHKLPLHPSDAEVITRQQEYLRAAYPHRFTNLGRPRFGRMLLFPTPRLSRANASGERPYDSSSVGYWLATWLDQADVLDEHNQPLAPGRVFAYAFRHTYAQLRADAGVPLEILQVLMAHQDPSTTQVYYRVSHPRRIQAVRAIAAKFQFDLTGGRIRARSPQDDLADRVRAGVGSVPVPAGQCHEMNNVRADGRGCPVYYRCFSCTFYTTDFTHLPELRQLRAGKAEQLATLEAAYGSALTPGPLTATNLDLLRLEIKQIDELVAKCEADIGSLTQDERRTVESWLHSKDKLFTVIPVAAVLAGRQRLQQPTLDPILLGGAPS; from the coding sequence ATGACCGCCCCCGTCGTCTCACCACCGGGCTTGCCGCTGGACGTCGGGCCCGAGCCGGACTGGGACTACCTGGCCCTGCACGGCTTGGACCGCGCCGCGCTCCTGCTGCGCTTCCCGTTGGGAGTCGACTGGCACTCCCTGCGCTCGTGCCGGCATCCCGGCTGCGATCGCCCCGCTTCGAGTGCGCCCTGGCTGTGTCAGCGCTGCCTGGCCGGCTGGCGCCGGGCAGGAGCACCCGCCGACGTCGACGGCTGGTGCGTCGCCACGCCCGCGCCTCCCGTCCGGCGCACCTACGCCGAGCGCTGGTGCCGGGTGGGCTGCGAGCGCACGGCGGAGGCCAGCGGGCTGTGCAAGGGCTGTGCGCGCGAACGCCTGACACGGGGTCTGACCGTCGAGCAGTACCTTGCCAGTGGCGTCCGCCCCCGGCCGAGCTTCGGGCCGTGCCTGGTCCGTGTCTGCCCGCGCACCGCGGTGATGCGACGCACCCAGCTGTGCAACCCCCATCAGCGGCAGTGGTCCAAGGCTGGCCGACCCGAGCGCGGGGCCTGGGCGCTTACTGCGGCCGCGGTCTACACCGCCATCGACGAGGTCCCCCTCGGTGACCTGCCGCCCACGGTCGTCGTTCAGGTCCTGCGCGGCTACGAAGCCCAGCTGCGCCAAGGCGGTCGCATCTCGCCCGGGCAGATCAAGTCGGCGGTGCGCTGGCTGTGCGACCACGCGGTCAAGGACCTGGTCGACGCCGATCTGCCACCGAAGGGCGGCACGACCACCTACCTGCGGGTCTGGCAGCGGACCCTCCCGCTGCTGGACGCCGACCCGACAACGGAGCACACCCGGAGCCTTATCAGGCTGTCCGTCCTCAACCGCCGTTACAAGGGCGGCACCGTCGACCTCCGCGACGTCCAGGCGCCCTGGCTCACGCACCTCGCCCAGCAGTACGTGCTCCACCTCGCCGCCGCCGGCGCCTCCCCGGCCCGGCTGAACACTGTCGGCTACGCGGCGCGGTGGTTCGCGATGTTCCTGCGCACCCTGACCGGGGAGGGACGACGGCCCAGCGATGTCGGCCGCCTGGGCCTGCTCGCCTACCTTCGCTGGCTGGCCCAGCGGGCCCGCGACACCGACGACTACCGCCAGCTCGGCGACGGCGACCCGACACGGCCCGTGATCGCCGAGCGTCTCCTGCCCGCGCTTCAGGGCAAGGGGCCGTTGCTAGTCTCCCCGCAGCGGCACTGCCAGCTGGTCAGCACGCTGCGGGACATCCTCGAACACGGCCGCTCCTGGCTCGCCGAGAATCAGGCGGCCGACGTGCACCTGCTGGAGCGGGACGTCCCACCGTGGCCGGAGCGCGACGACACGGACAGCGAGCTGGAAGGCCGCTCCCAGGACGCCCTGCCGGAGACGGTCTTCCTCCAGCTGATGGACGAGCAGCATCTCGCACTACTCCCGGACGGTACCCGCCGCAACTACATCGAGCTGACCATGCGGGTGGGCCGGCGCCCGTGGGAGATCCGGCATCTGGAGTTCGACTGCCTCGAATGGCACGACCTCGACATCGAAGACCCCGACGGGACAGTGCGCCGCCGCTCCTATCCCTTCCTGGTGTACTGGATGCAGAAGGTCCGCCGGCGTCACAAACTCCCGCTCCACCCCAGCGACGCCGAGGTCATCACGCGCCAGCAGGAGTACCTGCGCGCCGCGTACCCACACCGGTTCACCAACCTGGGCCGGCCCCGCTTCGGGCGGATGCTGCTCTTCCCGACCCCGCGACTGTCCCGGGCCAACGCCTCCGGCGAGCGGCCCTACGACAGCAGCTCGGTCGGCTACTGGCTGGCGACCTGGCTCGACCAGGCCGACGTCCTCGACGAGCACAACCAGCCCCTGGCTCCCGGGCGGGTGTTCGCCTACGCCTTCCGCCACACCTACGCCCAACTACGCGCTGATGCCGGCGTGCCGTTGGAGATCCTCCAGGTCCTCATGGCTCACCAGGACCCCTCCACCACTCAGGTGTACTACCGGGTCTCCCACCCTCGGCGCATCCAGGCTGTACGCGCCATCGCAGCCAAGTTCCAGTTCGACCTCACCGGCGGCCGCATCCGCGCCCGCTCCCCGCAGGACGACCTCGCCGACCGCGTCCGGGCCGGCGTCGGCTCGGTCCCCGTTCCCGCCGGTCAGTGCCATGAGATGAACAACGTCCGCGCGGACGGCCGCGGCTGCCCGGTGTACTACCGCTGCTTCTCCTGCACCTTCTACACCACCGACTTCACCCACCTGCCCGAGCTGCGCCAACTGCGCGCCGGCAAGGCCGAACAGCTCGCCACGCTGGAAGCCGCCTACGGCAGTGCGCTCACACCCGGCCCCCTGACCGCGACCAACCTCGACCTACTGCGCCTGGAGATCAAGCAGATCGACGAGCTCGTGGCCAAATGCGAGGCCGACATCGGATCGCTGACCCAGGACGAACGCCGCACCGTGGAGTCCTGGCTCCACAGCAAGGACAAGTTGTTCACCGTCATCCCGGTGGCCGCGGTCCTGGCCGGCCGCCAACGCCTGCAACAGCCGACCCTTGACCCGATCCTCCTGGGCGGAGCACCCTCATGA